A stretch of Candidatus Flexicrinis proximus DNA encodes these proteins:
- a CDS encoding ABC transporter permease, with translation MPISTLRTTQTTVSRHPAALALRRLLKNPASVIGLALILLMLGSAIFASWITPYSPTLGDLANDYVKPPSYQHTFGTDEIGRDIFTRVVYGARISLKIALVAQAIALTIGIAVGMVTGFFGGWVDVLLMRVVDIIMAFPLLIIAIALTGVLGASELNIILALGLINWTVTARIVRGQVLATKEMDYVTAARGLGATDFELMVRHILPNIIGPVIVYATLGLGSIILAEAALSFLGLGSAQQATPSWGKMLTESRAFIRSAWWMPFYPGLAILLTVLGFNLLGDGLRDALDVRAN, from the coding sequence ATGCCTATTTCGACACTTCGTACGACGCAGACGACGGTTTCTCGGCATCCCGCAGCATTGGCGCTGCGCCGGTTGCTCAAAAATCCGGCAAGTGTCATCGGCCTCGCGTTGATTTTACTCATGCTGGGGAGTGCGATCTTCGCCTCGTGGATTACGCCTTACAGTCCGACTCTCGGTGACCTCGCCAATGACTACGTCAAGCCGCCCTCGTATCAGCACACATTTGGGACGGACGAGATTGGCAGGGACATTTTCACGCGCGTGGTCTATGGCGCGCGGATTTCGCTTAAAATCGCGCTTGTAGCACAAGCTATCGCGCTGACTATCGGCATTGCCGTCGGAATGGTCACTGGCTTTTTTGGCGGCTGGGTTGATGTCCTGCTGATGCGTGTTGTGGACATCATCATGGCATTTCCGCTGCTGATTATTGCTATCGCGCTCACTGGCGTCCTCGGCGCTAGCGAATTGAACATCATACTCGCTTTGGGGCTGATCAACTGGACGGTGACGGCACGCATCGTACGCGGGCAGGTACTGGCAACCAAGGAAATGGATTACGTCACCGCGGCGCGCGGACTGGGCGCGACGGACTTTGAATTGATGGTGCGGCACATCCTGCCGAATATCATTGGTCCGGTGATCGTTTACGCGACGTTGGGACTGGGCAGCATTATCCTCGCTGAGGCAGCGCTGAGTTTTCTCGGACTGGGTAGCGCGCAGCAGGCGACGCCCAGTTGGGGCAAGATGCTGACCGAGAGTCGCGCGTTTATCCGTTCCGCGTGGTGGATGCCGTTTTATCCGGGACTCGCGATTTTGCTGACCGTGTTAGGGTTCAATTTACTAGGTGATGGCCTGCGCGATGCGCTCGACGTGCGTGCGAATTAG
- a CDS encoding ABC transporter permease: MLQYFFRRIIQFIPTLLGIYILTFTLMRVLPGDAAQYLEGDRGDEQSLAATRARLGLDEPLTTQFWLFFTDAVRGELGRSFITNRPVSDMIGQAFPHTFALALCAMLIAVSVGVSLGIAAAMTRDSIWDNLARLIALIGVSVPVFWLGIQLQILFGLQLRILPVSGAGFDEHLILPAVAASFGMMAVLMRITRSSLLEVLNQDYIRTAHGKGLRPRRVILRHAIANALLPVVTVWGAGLASLLSGTLLVEVIFSYPGMGRLLVDSIGARDYPSVQGLVITFAMIYASLNLFVDLLYPLVDPRIRFT; this comes from the coding sequence ATGCTTCAATACTTTTTCCGGCGTATCATCCAATTTATTCCAACGCTCCTTGGCATCTATATTCTGACGTTTACTTTGATGCGCGTGCTGCCCGGCGACGCGGCGCAGTATCTTGAAGGTGATCGTGGTGATGAACAAAGCCTTGCTGCGACCCGTGCGCGCCTTGGCCTGGACGAACCGCTGACGACGCAGTTCTGGTTGTTCTTCACCGATGCGGTGCGGGGTGAACTTGGACGCAGTTTTATCACTAACCGGCCGGTTTCTGACATGATCGGCCAGGCATTTCCCCACACGTTTGCACTGGCACTGTGCGCGATGTTGATTGCAGTTTCCGTCGGCGTTTCGCTGGGGATCGCAGCCGCAATGACACGAGACTCGATCTGGGACAATCTGGCGCGGCTGATCGCGCTGATTGGCGTCTCAGTTCCAGTGTTCTGGCTGGGAATTCAGCTTCAAATTCTGTTCGGACTGCAGCTGCGCATTCTGCCAGTCAGCGGCGCGGGTTTCGACGAACACCTGATTTTGCCGGCGGTAGCCGCCAGTTTCGGGATGATGGCTGTCCTGATGCGTATTACGCGTTCGAGCTTGCTTGAGGTGCTGAATCAGGACTATATCCGCACGGCACATGGTAAGGGGCTGCGTCCGCGCCGCGTGATCCTGCGCCACGCCATTGCGAACGCGTTGCTGCCCGTCGTTACGGTCTGGGGAGCAGGGCTCGCCAGTCTCCTTAGCGGCACACTGCTCGTTGAGGTCATTTTCAGTTATCCCGGTATGGGACGCCTGCTCGTCGATTCGATTGGTGCCCGCGATTATCCTAGCGTGCAGGGGTTAGTCATCACCTTCGCGATGATCTACGCTTCGCTCAATTTGTTCGTGGATCTGCTCTATCCACTTGTCGATCCCCGGATCAGGTTCACATAA
- a CDS encoding ABC transporter substrate-binding protein, with product MKLITRAFLATFVLLTCFVSAMAQDEAAVTVAFAESQPTSLDPHAARTNDDFLVIRNVCEGLTNYDPVTLEPIPALAETWTVSEDGLVYTFTLRAGVAFSDGSALDAADVKYSLDRLSDPAFGTSYTAALVLRDVAGWAEARPAAPAVSEGTPTPEPIEPAHAISGVQVIDAQTVQITLRVPVTSFLTRLTLPGGVIIAEGSADSSDFLASGPICTGPYGVESWAQNDQVTLTANPNYWGGAPEVQTVNIRVIPEASSQVIEFEAGSLDISLAPEADLSRIRDDATLNAQLLTIPTLSLYNFRINLNDPKLSDVRVRRALSLAIDRQLVIDTVLQGQGVPAVGLYPPGLTTHDADYNPFERNLDEVRSLLTDAGYPDGIELTIRTDQNETENRVLNAVAATVAAAGITLNVNSTEATVYTTDRTACTMELGGIRWTMDYPDPENMVVLLLPNAATRVNCGYGTVDVAGQINDLYTQGISLPFGEERDAVFRQIEQIAMDNVLILPVYHGAFTRLVSSRLGGTPIDNNGTLRFALIDLQ from the coding sequence ATGAAATTGATAACTCGCGCATTCTTGGCGACCTTCGTCCTCTTAACCTGCTTTGTTAGTGCCATGGCACAGGATGAAGCGGCTGTAACCGTCGCTTTCGCCGAGTCGCAGCCCACCTCATTGGATCCGCATGCCGCAAGGACCAATGACGATTTTCTCGTGATCCGCAATGTTTGTGAAGGTTTGACTAACTACGATCCGGTCACACTTGAACCAATCCCGGCTCTGGCCGAAACCTGGACGGTTTCGGAAGACGGCCTCGTCTACACATTTACGCTGCGTGCGGGCGTCGCATTTTCTGATGGAAGCGCGCTCGACGCCGCCGACGTGAAATATTCGCTCGACCGTCTTTCCGACCCTGCCTTTGGAACATCGTACACCGCCGCGCTGGTGCTGCGCGATGTTGCTGGCTGGGCAGAAGCACGTCCAGCAGCCCCGGCAGTTTCGGAAGGTACGCCAACGCCCGAACCCATCGAACCGGCACACGCGATCAGCGGTGTGCAGGTCATCGACGCGCAGACTGTTCAGATTACGCTCAGGGTCCCTGTGACGTCTTTCCTGACGCGCCTGACACTTCCGGGTGGCGTAATCATCGCCGAAGGTTCGGCTGACAGCTCTGACTTTCTCGCCTCCGGCCCGATCTGCACGGGGCCGTACGGGGTCGAGTCATGGGCACAGAACGATCAGGTCACCCTGACAGCGAACCCGAATTACTGGGGCGGCGCGCCGGAAGTCCAGACCGTGAATATCCGCGTCATTCCGGAAGCGTCGAGTCAGGTCATAGAATTTGAAGCGGGATCACTCGACATTTCACTTGCACCGGAAGCCGACCTGTCGCGCATCCGTGACGACGCGACGCTGAACGCGCAGTTGCTCACCATCCCGACGCTCTCCCTGTACAATTTCCGCATCAACCTGAATGATCCTAAGCTGAGCGATGTGCGCGTCCGCCGTGCGCTTTCGCTGGCAATTGACCGCCAGTTGGTCATCGACACGGTCCTGCAAGGGCAGGGTGTCCCTGCGGTTGGGCTTTATCCTCCCGGTCTGACGACCCACGATGCAGATTACAACCCGTTCGAGCGCAATCTCGACGAAGTGCGCAGCCTGCTGACTGATGCTGGCTATCCGGATGGCATAGAGCTCACCATCCGTACGGACCAGAACGAGACAGAAAATCGCGTCCTGAATGCGGTCGCCGCGACTGTCGCTGCAGCCGGCATCACGCTAAACGTCAATTCGACCGAAGCGACGGTATACACGACCGACCGTACTGCCTGCACGATGGAACTTGGCGGCATCCGCTGGACGATGGACTATCCTGATCCTGAAAACATGGTTGTGCTGCTGTTGCCAAACGCGGCCACCCGCGTCAACTGCGGCTACGGCACGGTCGATGTCGCCGGCCAGATCAACGACCTTTATACGCAGGGCATTTCATTGCCGTTCGGCGAGGAACGCGATGCCGTGTTCCGCCAAATCGAGCAGATTGCGATGGACAATGTGCTGATCCTGCCCGTATACCACGGCGCATTTACCCGTCTGGTGAGCAGCCGCCTAGGCGGTACACCGATTGATAACAACGGGACACTCCGCTTCGCGCTGATCGATCTCCAGTAG
- a CDS encoding 6-phospho-beta-glucosidase, whose protein sequence is MKLTIIGGGGVRTPRLMPSLVKRAARLGLRELWLMDNDAEKLNLIGGLCQQMIGQAPFEVKLTTDAHEAIQDAQHVITAIRPGLEQGRATDERICFDHGVLGQETTGAAGFAMAMRSVPAILDYARLVNQIGAPGAWIYNFTNPAGLVAQALHDAGIERIIGICDSANGAQHAVSRFLGIPLQRVRHTVYGLNHLSWTNSVRVDPSPDGSGGEEMFPALLYDERFRQATHMKMFAPGLVTWHKTFFNEYLHYFYHRDEVLTALLKKTETRGEETLRLTRGLLDRLRNVQGDAAGSLAAYRDVMEARSRSYMAHARGGEDRIKMAPIGDDEEGYAAVALGCVEAIQNHVSHYTGLNVPNRGAIDGMATDDIVEIGCHIDETGIRPQRVGAIPQDQLLLMQTVKRYERLASQAILQRDRSLAVQALATHPLIGSYPLSEKLVEKFLAAHHDLVGEWH, encoded by the coding sequence ATGAAGTTGACAATTATCGGTGGTGGCGGCGTACGGACACCCCGCCTGATGCCGTCACTGGTCAAGCGAGCCGCGAGGCTGGGACTGCGCGAACTGTGGCTGATGGACAACGATGCGGAAAAACTGAACCTGATCGGCGGTTTATGCCAGCAGATGATCGGCCAAGCGCCCTTCGAGGTCAAGCTCACAACGGATGCACATGAGGCAATTCAAGACGCGCAGCATGTCATCACTGCCATTCGGCCAGGCCTAGAGCAAGGTCGTGCGACCGATGAGCGTATATGCTTCGATCATGGTGTGCTTGGTCAGGAAACGACAGGCGCAGCGGGCTTCGCAATGGCGATGCGGAGCGTTCCGGCGATTTTGGATTACGCGCGCCTTGTCAACCAGATCGGTGCGCCCGGCGCGTGGATTTACAACTTCACGAATCCGGCTGGATTAGTTGCTCAGGCGCTGCACGACGCCGGGATCGAGCGAATTATCGGCATCTGCGACAGCGCGAATGGTGCGCAGCACGCAGTCAGTCGGTTTCTGGGGATTCCGCTCCAGCGGGTGCGCCACACCGTTTATGGATTGAACCATTTGTCGTGGACGAACAGCGTGCGCGTTGATCCGAGCCCTGACGGTAGCGGCGGCGAGGAGATGTTCCCCGCGTTGCTTTACGACGAGCGTTTCCGGCAGGCAACACACATGAAGATGTTCGCGCCGGGACTTGTCACGTGGCACAAAACATTCTTTAACGAATATCTTCACTATTTCTATCACCGCGATGAGGTGCTGACTGCCCTACTCAAGAAAACTGAGACCCGTGGCGAAGAAACACTACGACTGACGCGTGGCCTCCTCGACCGGCTCCGTAACGTGCAAGGCGATGCTGCTGGCAGCCTCGCAGCATACCGCGACGTCATGGAAGCGCGCAGCAGGTCGTATATGGCGCACGCGCGCGGCGGCGAAGATCGCATCAAGATGGCACCAATCGGTGATGACGAAGAGGGATATGCGGCGGTCGCGCTCGGCTGCGTCGAAGCTATTCAAAATCATGTCAGCCATTACACTGGCCTTAACGTCCCGAATCGCGGCGCAATTGATGGGATGGCGACCGACGATATTGTCGAGATCGGCTGTCATATTGATGAGACGGGCATCCGGCCGCAGCGTGTCGGAGCAATCCCGCAAGATCAACTGCTGCTCATGCAAACGGTCAAGCGTTACGAGCGGCTGGCATCGCAGGCCATCCTGCAGCGCGACCGCAGTCTGGCAGTGCAGGCACTCGCCACGCATCCACTGATCGGATCGTATCCGCTCTCAGAAAAACTGGTCGAGAAATTCCTCGCAGCGCACCATGACCTCGTAGGAGAGTGGCATTGA
- a CDS encoding carbohydrate kinase family protein has protein sequence MTHYDILIPGNYFCDLIFTGFPNFPALGSEVYTQGLTVTIGGALNTVIALHRLGVNVGWVGWVGTDIFSRYVLDTVEKEGIDTSLVKRVDAPYQRVTASVSYPHDRAFITYVDPAPTALELLIEVQDKISFRHLHFTGFQLNPHMPAMLAAMKARGVGVSMDCQDRPITLDTPGVRETISSLTIFMPNAKEAMLLTGTDSVEVAGDTLKPLVASLIIKDGANGAFAWHSDERYHMPSLSVTAVDTTGAGDVFNAGFLCATLEGKNTADCLRWGNICGGLSTLGHGGTSTAPTRKQVEEFSLSRVSASRTR, from the coding sequence TTGACCCACTATGACATCCTGATTCCCGGCAATTACTTCTGCGACCTAATTTTTACCGGTTTTCCCAACTTTCCGGCGCTGGGCAGTGAAGTGTATACCCAGGGATTAACCGTAACGATCGGTGGCGCGCTCAACACGGTGATCGCCTTACACCGTCTGGGCGTGAATGTTGGCTGGGTCGGCTGGGTCGGCACAGATATTTTCAGCCGATACGTCCTTGATACCGTCGAAAAAGAAGGCATCGATACTTCACTCGTCAAGCGAGTCGATGCACCATACCAGCGCGTAACAGCATCCGTTTCTTATCCGCATGACCGCGCATTTATCACCTATGTCGATCCTGCGCCAACCGCTCTCGAATTGTTGATCGAGGTGCAGGACAAAATCAGCTTCCGGCACCTGCACTTCACCGGCTTTCAGCTCAACCCACACATGCCTGCTATGCTTGCAGCGATGAAAGCACGTGGAGTTGGCGTCTCAATGGATTGTCAGGACCGCCCGATCACACTCGATACGCCCGGCGTGCGCGAAACAATTTCCAGCCTCACTATTTTCATGCCCAACGCAAAAGAAGCAATGCTTCTGACCGGTACAGACTCGGTTGAAGTAGCTGGCGATACGCTCAAACCCCTTGTCGCATCACTAATTATCAAGGACGGCGCAAACGGTGCGTTTGCATGGCACTCTGACGAGCGATATCACATGCCGTCTCTGTCGGTCACAGCAGTTGATACAACCGGCGCGGGCGATGTATTCAATGCAGGATTCTTGTGTGCCACACTCGAAGGCAAAAACACTGCCGACTGCCTGCGCTGGGGAAACATCTGCGGCGGCCTCTCTACGCTCGGACATGGCGGCACTTCAACTGCTCCAACACGTAAGCAGGTCGAAGAGTTCTCACTGTCCCGCGTCAGCGCTAGTCGGACCAGATGA
- a CDS encoding zinc finger-like domain-containing protein: MSLLRYWLLGMVLFLVSIPLLRLEGNPLYALALSSLCGFPILYIVLTGFLIPMMRRQFRTAAQRTAITVGLGVLAVAFLAILPLLFPFVAFVAVAWFWLGANASGSTSGPAKTCPVCSGSGVMHGGETCRRCGGSGVA, from the coding sequence ATGAGCCTGCTGCGGTACTGGTTGCTGGGAATGGTTCTCTTCCTGGTCAGCATCCCGCTGCTCCGCCTGGAAGGAAATCCGCTGTATGCGTTAGCGCTGTCGTCTCTGTGCGGATTTCCAATTCTATACATAGTGCTCACGGGATTCCTGATCCCGATGATGCGTCGTCAATTCAGGACCGCCGCACAACGCACGGCAATTACAGTCGGGTTAGGTGTGCTGGCGGTTGCGTTTCTTGCCATCCTTCCGCTCCTATTTCCGTTTGTTGCGTTTGTCGCCGTCGCGTGGTTCTGGCTGGGTGCAAACGCCAGCGGGTCCACTTCGGGACCAGCGAAGACCTGCCCAGTCTGCAGCGGATCCGGTGTGATGCATGGCGGAGAAACCTGTAGAAGGTGCGGCGGCAGCGGCGTCGCGTAA